Proteins encoded by one window of Salvia splendens isolate huo1 chromosome 5, SspV2, whole genome shotgun sequence:
- the LOC121803628 gene encoding clathrin interactor EPSIN 2-like isoform X1 yields MKKVFDQTVRDIKRGVNKKVLKVPSIEQKVLDATSNEPWGPHGSLLADIAQATRNYHDYQMIISVIWKRINDTGKNWRHVYKALTVLEYLIAHGSERVIDDIKEHAYQISTLSDFQYIDSTGRDQGNNVRKKSQSIVVLVNDKERIQEVRQKAAANRDKFRSSPSGGMYHPGSGGYGDRYDDDRYGNRDDDRNGYGRDREWGSRDEDRYGRYGESYGRDGDRYGRDNEERFGRDGYKDDDYQGRSQSNDDYNYGSRSRSADQERNPANEDDSQYSSSTAGKRVESRYSGQNAGAPPSYEDVVGGTSSPSYNESRDGESSQAYAPNVSSSKDAIPNHTTTPAAPHPIPASPPASVSPPTSVQTTAQDSNREVTGFDEFDPRGSFSAAPATSNGITPAASAVEMDLLGALSEPFSSNPLALVPAGQPDASSEANPNAGFTSGPTFVGGPPPPATDNQPFDDPFGDGPFRAITSTDGVPTEQQINTSSDSFTVNSNQSLDVPQSVPQKSATEVGGAFYDATNMASSPFGMPPTSATPIPQQESSTTSYEIDILADILPPSAPLSFVNTQSGYQSAPNQSLPHNEFPPQTNQPTMQPSLTGQYATQNGFQAQPGQPGGFPPTQLGQPSMQANYPPQPAHSAPQAGFPSQTMPLALPGQAGQAPHSGFHPQGGSMLPNQLNMNFYGAYHHQSVAAAPAGGYVVPPTSTGVATNQNFLSHMGSQAPQAQSSTLVAPVPVTQASIGSSAVAPKPDKFETKSTVWADTLSRGLVNLNISGSKTNPLADIGVDFDAINRKEKRMEKQPATTTVASTVTMGKAMGSGSGVGRAGAGTLRPQLNPMMGSGMNFNMAGGPGGGMGMGGYGGGQPIGRGIGMRMGPGVGMNMPGPMGMGMGMNMGMGPGMNTGIGPGMNMQLPMGHLPGSNVPGGYNPTMGPGNYSQHPYGGY; encoded by the exons ATGAAGAAGGTTTTTGATCAAACTGTCCGTGACAT CAAGAGAGGGGTCAACAAGAAAGTTCTTAAAGTCCCATCAATTGAGCAGAAG GTTCTTGATGCAACTAGCAATGAGCCCTGGGGTCCTCATGGATCCCTTCTGGCTGATATTGCTCAGGCAACTAGAAACTA TCACGACTATCAGATGATCATATCAGTAATATGGAAGCGTATAAATGATACTGGAAAAAATTGGCGGCATGTTTACAAG GCATTGACCGTCTTGGAATACCTGATAGCCCATGGATCTGAGCGTGTCATAGATGATATCAAGGAACATGCATACCAAATATCA ACATTGTCCGATTTCCAATACATAGATTCCACTGGAAGAGACCAGGGTAACAATGTTAGAAAGAAGTCTCAGAGCATAGTAGTCCTTGTAAATGATAAGGAAAGGATACAAGAGGTTCGCCAGAAGGCCGCTGCTAATAGGGACAA ATTCCGCAGTAGTCCTAGTGGTGGTATGTATCATCCTGGCTCCGGAGGGTATGGAGACAGATATGATGATGATCGATATGGAAACCGAGATGATGATAGGAATGGCTATGGGAGAGATAGAGAATGGGGTTCTAGAGATGAGGATAGATATGGTCGGTATGGGGAATCATATGGTCGTGATGGAGACAGGTATGGTAGAGATAATGAGGAGCGATTTGGCCGTGATGGGTACAAGGATGATGATTACCAAGGAAGAAGTCAAAGCAATGATGATTATAATTATGGGTCAAGAAGTAGAAGTGCTGATCAGGAGAGAAATCCTGCTAATGAGGATGACAGCCAATATTCTTCAAG TACTGCTGGTAAGAGGGTTGAAAGTAGATATTCTGGGCAAAACGCTGGTGCACCTCCTAGTTATGAGGATGTTGTTGGTGGCACCAGCAGTCCTTCATACAATGAAAG TAGGGATGGAGAATCTTCACAAGCATATGCCCCTAATGTGTCCTCCTCCAAAGATGCTATCCCAAACCATACAACAACCCCAGCTGCTCCACACCCTATTCCTGCTTCACCTCCTGCTTCAGTATCTCCTCCTACTTCAGTTCAGACTACAGCTCAGGATAGCAACCGTGAAGTTACTGGATTTGATGAATTTGATCCTAGAGGTTCATTTTCAG CCGCCCCTGCCACCTCAAATGGTATAACTCCTGCCGCATCTGCTGTGGAAATGGATTTGCTGGGTGCTCTGTCTGAGCCTTTTTCTTCAAATCCGCTGGCTCTCGTACCTGCTGGGCAGCCCGATGCTTCATCTGAAGCTAATCCCAATGCAGGCTTTACCTCTGGACCCACATTTGTAGGTGGGCCGCCACCACCAGCAACTGACAATCAG CCTTTCGATGATCCATTTGGCGATGGTCCTTTCAGAGCTATTACATCTACAGATGGTGTACCAACTGAACAACAGATCAATACATCATCTGATTCATTCACTGTGAATTCCAATCAGAGCCTTGATGTGCCTCAGTCAGTTCCTCAGAAATCAGCTACTGAAGTTGGGGGTGCATTTTATGATGCAACGAACATGGCGTCTTCTCCTTTTGGAATGCCACCCACTTCAGCCACACCAATTCCACAACAGGAGTCATCAACTACTAGCTACGAGATCGATATATTAGCAGACATTCTACCTCCCTCAGCCCCCCTATCTTTTGTCAATACACAATCTGGTTACCAATCTGCACCAAACCAATCTCTGCCTCACAACGAGTTTCCGCCTCAAACCAATCAACCCACCATGCAGCCATCTCTAACTGGTCAGTATGCAACCCAAAATGGTTTTCAAGCACAACCTGGCCAACCTGGTGGTTTTCCTCCTACTCAACTTGGACAGCCTTCGATGCAAGCGAACTATCCTCCTCAACCAGCACACTCTGCTCCACAAGCAGGCTTTCCTTCTCAAACCATGCCTTTAGCCCTCCCTGGTCAAGCTGGTCAGGCACCACATTCAGGTTTTCATCCTCAAGGTGGTTCTATGCTGCCAAATCAACTAAACATGAACTTTTATGGAGCTTACCATCATCAATCAGTGGCTGCAGCCCCAGCTGGTGGATACGTGGTTCCTCCTACTTCCACGGGAGTTGCTACAAATCAAAATTTCCTTTCACATATGGGTTCTCAAGCTCCACAAGCACAATCAAGCACCCTCGTGGCTCCAGTGCCTGTTACTCAAGCTTCAATAGGTTCTTCTGCTGTAGCACCAAAACCAGACAAGTTCGAGACCAAGTCCACTGTTTGGGCTGACACTCTGAGCCGTGGACTGGTTAACCTCAATATTTCTGGAT CAAAAACAAATCCATTGGCTGATATAGGAGTTGATTTTGATGCCATAAATCGCAAGGAGAAAAGGATGGAAAAACAACCAGCAACAACTACAGTAGCATCTACAGTTACCATGGGCAAAGCAATGGGCTCTGGATCTGGGGTTGGACGTGCTGGTGCCGGTACTCTAAGGCCTCAGCTGAACCCAATGATGGGTTCTGGTATGAATTTTAACATGGCCGGTGGTCCCGGTGGGGGCATGGGCATGGGTGGCTATGGGGGAGGCCAACCAATCGGGAGAGGGATTGGGATGCGGATGGGACCGGGTGTAGGTATGAATATGCCAGGACCTATGGGGATGGGAATGGGAATGAACATGGGTATGGGCCCAGGGATGAACACGGGTATAGGCCCGGGGATGAACATGCAACTGCCTATGGGTCATCTTCCTGGAAGTAACGTACCCGGGGGCTACAATCCTACAATGGGACCTGGAAACTACAGCCAACATCCATATGGTGGCTACTGA
- the LOC121803628 gene encoding clathrin interactor EPSIN 2-like isoform X2, which translates to MKKVFDQTVRDIKRGVNKKVLKVPSIEQKVLDATSNEPWGPHGSLLADIAQATRNYHDYQMIISVIWKRINDTGKNWRHVYKALTVLEYLIAHGSERVIDDIKEHAYQISTLSDFQYIDSTGRDQGNNVRKKSQSIVVLVNDKERIQEVRQKAAANRDKFRSSPSGGMYHPGSGGYGDRYDDDRYGNRDDDRNGYGRDREWGSRDEDRYGRYGESYGRDGDRYGRDNEERFGRDGYKDDDYQGRSQSNDDYNYGSRSRSADQERNPANEDDSQYSSSTAGKRVESRYSGQNAGAPPSYEDVVGGTSSPSYNERDGESSQAYAPNVSSSKDAIPNHTTTPAAPHPIPASPPASVSPPTSVQTTAQDSNREVTGFDEFDPRGSFSAAPATSNGITPAASAVEMDLLGALSEPFSSNPLALVPAGQPDASSEANPNAGFTSGPTFVGGPPPPATDNQPFDDPFGDGPFRAITSTDGVPTEQQINTSSDSFTVNSNQSLDVPQSVPQKSATEVGGAFYDATNMASSPFGMPPTSATPIPQQESSTTSYEIDILADILPPSAPLSFVNTQSGYQSAPNQSLPHNEFPPQTNQPTMQPSLTGQYATQNGFQAQPGQPGGFPPTQLGQPSMQANYPPQPAHSAPQAGFPSQTMPLALPGQAGQAPHSGFHPQGGSMLPNQLNMNFYGAYHHQSVAAAPAGGYVVPPTSTGVATNQNFLSHMGSQAPQAQSSTLVAPVPVTQASIGSSAVAPKPDKFETKSTVWADTLSRGLVNLNISGSKTNPLADIGVDFDAINRKEKRMEKQPATTTVASTVTMGKAMGSGSGVGRAGAGTLRPQLNPMMGSGMNFNMAGGPGGGMGMGGYGGGQPIGRGIGMRMGPGVGMNMPGPMGMGMGMNMGMGPGMNTGIGPGMNMQLPMGHLPGSNVPGGYNPTMGPGNYSQHPYGGY; encoded by the exons ATGAAGAAGGTTTTTGATCAAACTGTCCGTGACAT CAAGAGAGGGGTCAACAAGAAAGTTCTTAAAGTCCCATCAATTGAGCAGAAG GTTCTTGATGCAACTAGCAATGAGCCCTGGGGTCCTCATGGATCCCTTCTGGCTGATATTGCTCAGGCAACTAGAAACTA TCACGACTATCAGATGATCATATCAGTAATATGGAAGCGTATAAATGATACTGGAAAAAATTGGCGGCATGTTTACAAG GCATTGACCGTCTTGGAATACCTGATAGCCCATGGATCTGAGCGTGTCATAGATGATATCAAGGAACATGCATACCAAATATCA ACATTGTCCGATTTCCAATACATAGATTCCACTGGAAGAGACCAGGGTAACAATGTTAGAAAGAAGTCTCAGAGCATAGTAGTCCTTGTAAATGATAAGGAAAGGATACAAGAGGTTCGCCAGAAGGCCGCTGCTAATAGGGACAA ATTCCGCAGTAGTCCTAGTGGTGGTATGTATCATCCTGGCTCCGGAGGGTATGGAGACAGATATGATGATGATCGATATGGAAACCGAGATGATGATAGGAATGGCTATGGGAGAGATAGAGAATGGGGTTCTAGAGATGAGGATAGATATGGTCGGTATGGGGAATCATATGGTCGTGATGGAGACAGGTATGGTAGAGATAATGAGGAGCGATTTGGCCGTGATGGGTACAAGGATGATGATTACCAAGGAAGAAGTCAAAGCAATGATGATTATAATTATGGGTCAAGAAGTAGAAGTGCTGATCAGGAGAGAAATCCTGCTAATGAGGATGACAGCCAATATTCTTCAAG TACTGCTGGTAAGAGGGTTGAAAGTAGATATTCTGGGCAAAACGCTGGTGCACCTCCTAGTTATGAGGATGTTGTTGGTGGCACCAGCAGTCCTTCATACAATGAAAG GGATGGAGAATCTTCACAAGCATATGCCCCTAATGTGTCCTCCTCCAAAGATGCTATCCCAAACCATACAACAACCCCAGCTGCTCCACACCCTATTCCTGCTTCACCTCCTGCTTCAGTATCTCCTCCTACTTCAGTTCAGACTACAGCTCAGGATAGCAACCGTGAAGTTACTGGATTTGATGAATTTGATCCTAGAGGTTCATTTTCAG CCGCCCCTGCCACCTCAAATGGTATAACTCCTGCCGCATCTGCTGTGGAAATGGATTTGCTGGGTGCTCTGTCTGAGCCTTTTTCTTCAAATCCGCTGGCTCTCGTACCTGCTGGGCAGCCCGATGCTTCATCTGAAGCTAATCCCAATGCAGGCTTTACCTCTGGACCCACATTTGTAGGTGGGCCGCCACCACCAGCAACTGACAATCAG CCTTTCGATGATCCATTTGGCGATGGTCCTTTCAGAGCTATTACATCTACAGATGGTGTACCAACTGAACAACAGATCAATACATCATCTGATTCATTCACTGTGAATTCCAATCAGAGCCTTGATGTGCCTCAGTCAGTTCCTCAGAAATCAGCTACTGAAGTTGGGGGTGCATTTTATGATGCAACGAACATGGCGTCTTCTCCTTTTGGAATGCCACCCACTTCAGCCACACCAATTCCACAACAGGAGTCATCAACTACTAGCTACGAGATCGATATATTAGCAGACATTCTACCTCCCTCAGCCCCCCTATCTTTTGTCAATACACAATCTGGTTACCAATCTGCACCAAACCAATCTCTGCCTCACAACGAGTTTCCGCCTCAAACCAATCAACCCACCATGCAGCCATCTCTAACTGGTCAGTATGCAACCCAAAATGGTTTTCAAGCACAACCTGGCCAACCTGGTGGTTTTCCTCCTACTCAACTTGGACAGCCTTCGATGCAAGCGAACTATCCTCCTCAACCAGCACACTCTGCTCCACAAGCAGGCTTTCCTTCTCAAACCATGCCTTTAGCCCTCCCTGGTCAAGCTGGTCAGGCACCACATTCAGGTTTTCATCCTCAAGGTGGTTCTATGCTGCCAAATCAACTAAACATGAACTTTTATGGAGCTTACCATCATCAATCAGTGGCTGCAGCCCCAGCTGGTGGATACGTGGTTCCTCCTACTTCCACGGGAGTTGCTACAAATCAAAATTTCCTTTCACATATGGGTTCTCAAGCTCCACAAGCACAATCAAGCACCCTCGTGGCTCCAGTGCCTGTTACTCAAGCTTCAATAGGTTCTTCTGCTGTAGCACCAAAACCAGACAAGTTCGAGACCAAGTCCACTGTTTGGGCTGACACTCTGAGCCGTGGACTGGTTAACCTCAATATTTCTGGAT CAAAAACAAATCCATTGGCTGATATAGGAGTTGATTTTGATGCCATAAATCGCAAGGAGAAAAGGATGGAAAAACAACCAGCAACAACTACAGTAGCATCTACAGTTACCATGGGCAAAGCAATGGGCTCTGGATCTGGGGTTGGACGTGCTGGTGCCGGTACTCTAAGGCCTCAGCTGAACCCAATGATGGGTTCTGGTATGAATTTTAACATGGCCGGTGGTCCCGGTGGGGGCATGGGCATGGGTGGCTATGGGGGAGGCCAACCAATCGGGAGAGGGATTGGGATGCGGATGGGACCGGGTGTAGGTATGAATATGCCAGGACCTATGGGGATGGGAATGGGAATGAACATGGGTATGGGCCCAGGGATGAACACGGGTATAGGCCCGGGGATGAACATGCAACTGCCTATGGGTCATCTTCCTGGAAGTAACGTACCCGGGGGCTACAATCCTACAATGGGACCTGGAAACTACAGCCAACATCCATATGGTGGCTACTGA
- the LOC121803629 gene encoding extensin-2-like, producing MASHRHGGRSLGLVATLPQFVVVALAILATSSIVSADPYIYSSPPPPYEYKSPPPPSPSPPPPYVYKSPPPPSPSPLPPYVYKSPPPPEPSPPPPYVYKSPPPPSPSPPPPYLYKSPPPPSPSPPPPYVYKSPPPPSPSPPPPYVYKSPPPPSPSPPPPYVYKSPPPPSPSPPPPYYYKSPPPPDPSPPPPYYYKSPPPPSPSPPPPYYYKSPPPPSPSPPHHPYYYKSPPPPSPSPPPPYYYKSPPPPSPSPPHHPYYYKSPPPPSLSPPPPYYYKSPPPPSPSPPHHPYYYKSPPPPSPSPPHHPYYYKSPPPPSPSPPHHPYYYKSPPPPSPSPPHHPYYYKSPPPPSPSPPPPYYYKSPPPPSPSPPPPYYYKSPPPPYYYTSPPPPAPVPYHPPHHHSFVVKVTGKVYCYRCYDSEHLEKSHAKKHLKGAVVEVTCKGGEKEVVAFGKTKINGKYSIPVEGFEYAKYGAKACKAKLHAPPKDSKCSIPTDLHWGIKGAKLKVKSKNHYEVVLYAKPFAYGSTAPYEKCHKPKPSPVPAPYYYKSPPPPSPTYIYKSPPPPPYVYKSPPPPSTPAYVYKSPSPPPYVYKSPPPPSTPAYIYKSPPPPPYVYKSPPPPSPVYVYKSPPPPPYLYKSPPPPSPVYVYKSPPPPPYVYKSPPPPTPVYLYKSPPPPSPVYVYKSPPPPPYVYKSPPPPTPVYLYKSPPPPSPVYIYKSPPPPPYVYKSPPPPTPVYLYKSPPPPPYIYKSPPPPSPSLPHHPYYYKSPPPPSPSPPHHPYYYKSPPPPSPSPPPPYYYKSPPPPSPSPPHHPYYYKSPPPPSPSPPYYYKSPPPPSPSPPPPYYYKSPPPPSPSPPHHPYYYKSPPPPSPSPPPPYYYKSPPPPSPSPPPPYYYKSPPPPSPSPPHHPYYYKSPPPPSPSPPPPYYYKSPPPPSPSPPPPYYYKSPPPPSPSPPHHPYYYKSPPPPSPSPPPPYYYKSPPPPSPSPPPPYYYKSPPPPSPSSPPPYYYKSPPPPSPSPPHHPYHYKSPPPPYVYKSPPPPSPSPPPPYVYNSPPPPSPSPPHHPYHYKSPPPPSPSPPPPYYYKSPPPPSPSPPPPYVYKSPPPPSPSPPPPYHYSSPPPPVKSPPPPVYIYASPPPPTHY from the exons ATGGCATCTCACCGCCACGGCGGCCGCAGTCTCGGCCTCGTGGCAACGCTGCCACAGTTCGTTGTGGTGGCATTGGCCATTCTAGCTACTTCGAGTATAGTTTCAGCTGACCCTTACATATATTCTTCTCCACCTCCACCGTACGAGTACAAGTCACCACCACCTCCTTCTCCGTCCCCGCCTCCACCATATGTTTACAAGTCTCCACCACCTCCATCTCCTTCCCCACTGCCACCATATGTGTATAAATCTCCGCCACCACCAGAGccatctccaccaccaccgtATGTATACAAGTCACCTCCCCCACCTTCTCCTTCCCCGCCACCACCATATTTGTATAAATCTCCGCCACCACCATCCccatctccaccaccaccgtACGTGTACAAATCACCTCCACCACCTTCTCCTTCACCTCCTCCGCCATACGTGTAcaaatcaccaccaccaccttctcctTCCCCTCCTCCACCATACGTGTACAagtcaccaccaccaccttctccgTCTCCCCCACCGCCATACTACTACAAGTCGCCTCCACCACCTGATCCCTCACCGCCACCACCATACTACTACAAGTCTCCTCCACCACCTTCTCcctcaccaccaccaccatactACTATAAGTCACCACCTCCTCCATCTCCCTCTCCTCCACACCATCCATACTATTACAAGTCACCGCCTCCTCCATCTCCATCACCTCCACCACCATACTATTACAAGTCACCACCTCCTCCATCACCGTCTCCTCCACACCATCCTTACTACTATAAGTCACCGCCTCCTCCATCTCTATCACCTCCACCACCATACTACTACAAGTCACCACCTCCTCCATCACCGTCTCCTCCACACCATCCTTACTACTATAAGTCACCGCCTCCTCCATCGCCATCTCCTCCACACCATCCTTACTACTATAAGTCACCACCTCCTCCATCGCCATCTCCTCCACACCATCCCTACTACTACAAGTCTCCACCtcctccatcgccttctccgccACACCATCCTTACTACTACAAGTCTCCACCTCCTCCATCTCCCTCACCGCCACCTCCGTACTACTACAAATCTCCTCCACCTCCCTCACCATCACCACCACCTCCCTACTACTACAAATCACCGCCTCCACCATACTACTACACTTCTCCTCCGCCACCAGCGCCAGTCCCTTACCACCCACCGCACCACCACTCATTCGTAGTCAAGGTGACCGGAAAAGTGTATTGCTACCGGTGCTACGATTCCGAACACCTAGAGAAATCTCATGCCAAGAAGCATCTCAAAG GTGCCGTAGTGGAAGTAACATGCAAAGGAGGTGAGAAAGAAGTTGTTGCATTTGGCAAAACAAAAATCAATGGAAAATACAGCATTCCAGTTGAAGGATTTGAATATGCTAAATATGGAGCAAAGGCTTGCAAAGCAAAACTTCATGCACCACCTAAGGATTCTAAGTGTAGCATTCCAACTGATCTTCATTGGGGAATCAAGGGTGCTAAACTTAAAGTGAAGTCCAAGAATCACTATGAAGTTGTCTTGTATGCTAAGCCATTCGCTTATGGTTCCACGGCCCCTTACGAGAAATGCCACAAGCCTAAGCCCAGCCCCGTCCCAGCACCGTACTACTACaagtctccaccaccaccatcgcCGACTTACATTTATAAATCCCCACCGCCTCCTCCTTATGTGTACAAGTCCCCTCCACCTCCATCGACACCGGCTTACGTATACAAATCCCCATCGCCTCCTCCTTATGTGTACAAGTCCCCTCCACCTCCATCGACACCGGCTTACATATACAAATCCCCTCCGCCACCTCCTTACGTGTACAAGTCCCCTCCACCCCCATCGCCAGTTTACGTATACAAGTCCCCTCCACCACCTCCTTACCTCTACAAGTCCCCTCCACCCCCATCGCCGGTTTATGTATACAAGtctcctccaccacctcctTATGTGTACAAGTCGCCACCCCCTCCAACACCAGTTTACCTTTACAAGTCCCCTCCACCCCCGTCGCCGGTTTACGTATACAAATCTCCCCCACCACCGCCTTACGTATACAAGTCTCCACCTCCTCCAACACCAGTTTACCTTTACAAGTCCCCTCCACCCCCGTCGCCGGTTTACATATACAAATCTCCCCCACCACCGCCTTACGTATACAAATCACCACCTCCTCCAACACCAGTTTACCTCTACAAGTCCCCTCCACCCCCTCCATACATTTATAAATCACCACCACCTCCATCACCATCTCTTCCACACCATCCTTACTACTACAAGTCTCCACCACCTCCATCACCATCTCCTCCACACCATCCCTACTACTACAAGTCACCGCCTCCTCCGTCTccatcaccaccgccaccataCTACTACAAGTCACCACCTCCTCCGTCGCCATCTCCTCCACACCATCCGTACTACTACAAGTCACCACCTCCTCCATCTCCATCACCACCATACTACTAcaaatcaccaccaccaccgtctCCATCACCACCACCTCCCTACTATTACAAGTCTCCACCACCTCCATCGCCATCTCCTCCACACCATCCATACTACTACAAGTCACCACCTCCTCCATctccatcaccaccaccaccatattACTAcaaatcaccaccaccaccatcaccgTCGCCACCACCCCCCTACTATTACAAGTCTCCACCACCTCCATCGCCATCTCCTCCACACCACCCCTACTACTACAAGTCACCACctcctccatctccatctccaccaccaccatactACTACAAATCACCTCCTCCACCCTCAccatcaccaccacctcctTACTACTACAAGTCTCCTCCACCACCATCGCCGTCTCCTCCACACCATCCCTACTACTACAAGTCACCTCCTCCGCCCTCACCATCTCCCCCACCACCTTACTATTACAAATCTCCCCCACCACCATCGCCATCTCCTCCACCACCGTACTACTACAAATCCCCACCTCCCCCATCTCCATCATCACCACCACCTTACTACTACAAGTCTCCTCCACCACCATCGCCATCTCCTCCACACCATCCCTACCACTACAAGTCTCCACCACCTCCATACGTCTACAaatcaccaccgccgccatCACCATCTCCTCCACCTCCATACGTCTACAACTCACCCCCACCACCATCGCCATCTCCTCCACACCATCCCTATCACTACAAATCACCTCCACCACCATCACCTTCTCCTCCACCCCCATACTACTACAAGTCTCCCCCACCACCTTCCCCCTCACCCCCACCACCATACGTTTACAAATCCCCACCTCCCCCCTCACCATCACCGCCTCCTCCATACCACTACTCATCACCTCCACCACCCGTAAAATCCCCTCCTCCACCCGTATACATCTACGCATCTCCACCTCCTCCCACTCATTATTAA